A single window of Neurospora crassa OR74A linkage group VII, whole genome shotgun sequence DNA harbors:
- a CDS encoding siderophore iron transporter has protein sequence MRSLLHKLGRPAAPADIVEEVQHNPNDKEAAVGTTSATNASDPGAETDSSQEISKEAQAGIQRVEAMTKVWTRNDMYMAYITIWILYFVDALQSGMSTSFYPYVTSSFALHSLTATTSIMSSLIGGLFKLPLAKILDIWGRPQGFCAMLGCLTIGLIMMAGCNGVKTYAAAQVFYWVGYNGLTYSISIFLADTSALKNRALLFAFVSSPYIITCWISGIVAQRFLDGPGWRWGYGAFAIIVPAVCSPILWLFYKNHVKAKKAGLLPKHESKGNFWQTLKFYVIEFDILGLLLITTGLALFLLSFNLYSYQKDQWKSPLIICFLIFGGLLMIAFALYEKFLAPKTFIPYQLLMDRTVISACILAGALFVSFYIWDSYFSSFLQVVNNLDVVKTSYVVNVYSVGSCFWSLLVGWAVRKTNRFKWLAVYFGVPVTILGVGLMIHFRQPNENVGYIVMCQIFIATAGGTLVICEQMAVMAATSHEFIAVVLAIEAMFSNVGGAIGSTVASAIWTGVFPKHLAKYLPASEQQNLTAIYGSIVTQLSYPYGSETRNAIARAYGDSQKYMLIAATAIQAISMVSVLFWRDIKLDNVKQNKGLVF, from the exons GGCCGGTATTCAGCGTGTCGAGGCCATGACCAAGGTCTGGACCCGGAACGACATGTACATGGCCTACATCAC TATTTGGATCCTCTACTTCGTCGATGCCCTCCAGTCCGGCATGTCCACCAGCTTCTATCCTTACGTTACCAGTTCCTTCGCTCTTCACTCCCTCACGGCTACCACCAGCATCATGTCCAGCTTGATCGGTGGTCTGTTCAAGCTTCCCCTTGCCAAGATCCTTGATATCTGGGGTCGTCCTCAGGGTTTCTGCGCCATGCTTGGCTGCCTGACCATTGGTCTGATCATGATGGCTGGTTGTAACGGCGTCAAGACCTATGCGGCTGCCCAGGTCTTCTACTGGGTTGGATACAACGGCCTCACCTACTCAATCTCCATCTTCCTTGCCGATACTTCGGCCCTCAAGAACCGAGCATTGCTGTTTGCCTTTGTTTCATCCCCCTACATCATCACCTGCTGGATCAGCGGTATCGTTGCCCAACGCTTCCTCGACGGCCCTGGCTGGAGGTGGGGCTATGGCGCCTTTGCCATTATTGTCCCCGCGGTCTGCTCGCCCATCCTCTGGCTCTTTTACAAGAACCacgtcaaggccaagaaggccggtCTTCTCCCCAAGCACGAGAGCAAGGGCAACTTCTGGCAGACGCTCAAGTTCTACGTCATCGAGTTCGACATTCTCGGTCTGCTCCTCATCACTACTGGTCTGGCCTTGTTCCTCCTGTCCTTCAACCTCTACTCGTACCAGAAGGACCAGTGGAAGTCTCCCCTCATCATCTGCTTCCTTATCTTTGGTGGTTTGCTCATGATCGCCTTCGCCTTGTATGAGAAGTTCTTGGCTCCCAAGACTTTCATCCCCTACCAACTCCTCATGGACCGCACCGTCATCAGTGCGTGTATTCTTGCGGGTGCCCTCTTCGTCTCGTTCTACATCTGGGATAGctacttctcctccttccttcagGTCGTCAACAACCTCGACGTCGTCAAGACCAGCTACGTTGTCAACGTTTACAGCGTCGGCTCCTGCTTCTGGTCTCTCCTCGTCGGTTGGGCCGTCCGCAAGACTAACCGCTTCAAGTGGCTCGCCGTGTACTTTGGTGTCCCTGTCACCATTCTCGGTGTCGGTCTCATGATCCACTTCCGCCAGCCCAACGAGAACGTCGGCTACATTGTCATGTGCCAGATCTTCATTGCCACGGCCGGCGGTACCCTCGTCATTTGCGAGCAAATGGCGGTCATGGCGGCTACCTCGCACGAGTTCATTGCGGTCGTCCTTGCCATCGAGGCCATGTTCTCCAACGTTGGTGGTGCCATTGGTTCCACTGTCGCCTCGGCCATCTGGACTGGTGTCTTCCCCAAGCACCTGGCCAAGTACCTTCCCGCCTCGGAGCAGCAGAACTTGACCGCCATCTACGGCTCTATTGTTACGCAGCTGAGCTACCCATATGGTTCTGAGACCAGAAACGCCATTGCTCGGGCCTACGGTGACTCCCAGAAGTACATGCTCATCGCTGCGACGGCCATCCAGGCCATCTCAATGGTGTCGGTCTTGTTCTGGAGGGACATCAAGCTCGACAATGTCAAGCAGAACAAGGGCTTGGTGTTctaa